The following are encoded in a window of Candidatus Schekmanbacteria bacterium genomic DNA:
- a CDS encoding QueT transporter family protein encodes MREIVTMWKYTKMVVLCAITAAIFAAILIPMKSIPIIPGSTEIRPASVIPVVFGILFGPAGAWGSAIGNLIGDFFGTLGIGTIFGFIGNFFFSLTAYRLINAREIYHNYWQKESKLIFCSFFLYVGVVSSAACAAFIAWGLDILGLVPFSVLGSIIFINNVIVSVVLGPLVFLVLYPRIERWDMLWTDILKESDFRKCTASKTSKILIVVGSLGAFTSGIIVSSGFSGKIPFFSQKIWFLENGTGITVFPFLIITIVGCIMA; translated from the coding sequence ATGCGAGAAATAGTAACAATGTGGAAATATACAAAAATGGTAGTCCTTTGCGCTATTACAGCCGCAATCTTTGCTGCAATTTTGATACCTATGAAAAGCATTCCGATTATTCCCGGCTCGACGGAGATTCGGCCTGCTTCGGTAATACCCGTTGTTTTTGGAATACTTTTTGGGCCTGCAGGTGCTTGGGGCTCTGCCATTGGCAATCTTATAGGAGATTTTTTTGGCACTCTTGGTATAGGCACAATTTTCGGCTTCATTGGAAATTTCTTTTTCAGTCTAACGGCTTATCGTTTAATAAATGCAAGGGAAATCTATCATAATTACTGGCAGAAGGAGAGCAAACTTATCTTTTGTTCTTTTTTTCTTTATGTTGGAGTTGTATCGAGTGCCGCCTGTGCCGCTTTCATTGCTTGGGGTCTTGATATTTTAGGGCTTGTCCCCTTTTCAGTGCTTGGCTCGATTATCTTTATCAATAATGTTATTGTTTCAGTTGTTCTTGGACCGCTCGTTTTTTTGGTCCTTTACCCAAGAATTGAACGATGGGATATGCTATGGACTGATATACTCAAAGAATCAGATTTTAGAAAATGCACTGCATCAAAAACATCAAAGATTCTTATTGTCGTTGGAAGTTTAGGCGCATTTACATCAGGAATAATTGTCTCCTCCGGATTCTCAGGCAAAATTCCTTTCTTTTCTCAAAAAATTTGGTTTCTTGAAAACGGCACAGGAATAACTGTTTTCCCTTTCCTCATCATTACAATTGTTGGATGCATAATGGCGTAA
- a CDS encoding ATP-binding cassette domain-containing protein: MAEKRKSFLKVDAVTFSYKNSKMKQLNNISFTIGEGEFVAILGKSGAGKSTLLLTLNGLIPLFIKGEFSGSVYLNEMNISESSLAETSQKVGIVFQDFESQLFSTSVDLEVAFGLENLGIGREEIEKSISNYLALTGLSGFENRQPAMLSGGEKQRLAIASMLAMEPRLICLDEPTTDLDPEGKESIFSLMKKIKEDNKRTIVAVEHETDELLYADRCIVLEEGKIVADECAEEIFKRIDFLESHGIMPPQLAELSQITNSKKIFRNEEEAVQWINEIGYEIDYGAFSKIKKEEEDYFRKVSNSEPEIQLDNVSFAYNGKNYVLNNVSNEFKKGEITAIAGGNGSGKTTLIKHFNGLLKPTKGTVKLKGKDISGYNSLELAQRAGFVFQNPDCQIFSETVRAEVEFTPKLLGLSKKAIEERVDSALRAVGLSDFAEYDPFVLTKGERQKIAVASVLAAQSNIIILDEPTTGLDYNELKGMMNLLLALNKKGHTIIMVTHSMYVISNYAQRLIIMKNGEAVFDGKTRDAFENEKILSENHIKMPAVCKISAMLGCRVKNLEEFKKVFKINKYGR, translated from the coding sequence ATGGCTGAAAAAAGAAAATCCTTTTTGAAAGTTGATGCAGTAACCTTTTCATACAAAAATTCCAAAATGAAACAGCTAAACAATATTTCCTTCACTATTGGTGAAGGAGAATTTGTGGCAATCCTTGGAAAAAGCGGTGCAGGAAAATCAACCCTTCTCTTGACATTGAATGGATTAATACCTCTTTTCATAAAAGGGGAATTCAGCGGAAGCGTTTATTTGAACGAAATGAACATATCGGAAAGTTCCCTTGCAGAAACATCCCAAAAAGTGGGGATCGTATTTCAGGACTTTGAATCTCAACTCTTTTCAACAAGTGTTGACCTTGAAGTGGCATTTGGGCTTGAAAATCTTGGTATTGGAAGGGAAGAAATCGAGAAATCCATATCAAATTACCTTGCTCTTACAGGGTTATCCGGATTTGAAAATCGCCAGCCGGCAATGCTTTCAGGCGGTGAAAAACAACGCTTAGCTATTGCTTCTATGCTTGCAATGGAACCTCGTTTGATATGTTTGGATGAACCTACGACTGACCTTGATCCGGAAGGGAAAGAAAGCATCTTTTCCCTTATGAAAAAAATCAAAGAAGACAACAAAAGAACAATTGTTGCAGTAGAGCATGAAACTGATGAACTTTTATATGCAGACAGATGCATCGTTTTGGAAGAAGGAAAAATAGTTGCTGATGAATGTGCTGAAGAAATATTCAAAAGAATCGACTTTCTCGAAAGCCACGGAATAATGCCGCCTCAACTTGCAGAGTTATCGCAAATCACAAATTCAAAAAAAATCTTTAGAAATGAAGAAGAGGCAGTGCAGTGGATAAATGAAATCGGCTATGAAATAGATTATGGAGCATTTTCTAAAATCAAGAAGGAAGAAGAAGATTACTTTAGAAAAGTTTCGAATTCTGAGCCGGAAATCCAACTTGACAATGTCAGTTTTGCTTACAACGGCAAAAACTATGTATTGAATAATGTATCCAATGAATTTAAAAAGGGAGAAATAACAGCCATTGCAGGAGGAAACGGCAGCGGCAAAACAACTCTCATAAAACATTTCAATGGTCTTTTAAAGCCAACAAAAGGAACGGTGAAATTAAAGGGAAAAGATATTTCAGGATACAACAGCTTGGAATTAGCCCAAAGAGCAGGATTTGTCTTTCAAAACCCTGACTGCCAGATTTTTTCGGAAACAGTAAGAGCAGAAGTGGAATTTACACCCAAACTCTTAGGGCTCAGCAAGAAGGCAATAGAAGAAAGAGTAGATAGCGCTTTGAGAGCAGTTGGGCTTTCAGATTTTGCTGAATACGACCCCTTTGTCCTTACCAAAGGAGAAAGACAAAAGATTGCCGTAGCCTCTGTCCTTGCCGCGCAGAGCAATATCATCATCCTTGACGAACCTACGACAGGCCTTGACTATAATGAGCTAAAAGGGATGATGAACCTTCTCTTAGCATTAAACAAGAAGGGACACACTATAATTATGGTGACCCATTCTATGTATGTAATAAGCAATTATGCCCAGCGTCTCATCATAATGAAAAATGGAGAAGCTGTTTTCGACGGAAAAACACGGGATGCCTTTGAAAATGAAAAAATTCTTTCAGAAAATCACATAAAGATGCCTGCTGTTTGCAAGATTTCAGCAATGCTTGGCTGCAGAGTCAAAAATCTTGAAGAGTTCAAAAAAGTGTTTAAAATTAACAAATATGGCAGGTGA